From Pedobacter indicus, a single genomic window includes:
- a CDS encoding mucoidy inhibitor MuiA family protein: MKLPTFLSVFLLFHQLIQPIFAQNIIEADASLREAIVYAQGAELRHDVKNVQVPAGNSEIVINRVAKNIQPQSIRVSSNSSEVSVLSVSFERDYLHTGNNKSSLYLEIKKKYDEENALYNDIVNQRKSEESTLALLEANKNVGGQNGVTPTEIANMIKYYRQQYKEISDRIVSIKSKEEKQKEVVDKLKQQLDESGGGDQDAGQLVLRINAPQSSNDSFHIEYFTNNVSWSPFYEIRVDDIQNPLQLLYKANIVQTTGIDWKQVRLTFAGGNPQQNNNVPELSPWRLSFSSPRIISTPKRMAAQRLGADSENIQQVAAAAPADMAVVQDNQLNSSFVVEIPYDVYSNGQAQSIQLQSHLLNAKYSYTTVPKYSPNAYLTGKIIDWNALNLLPGEANLIVENNYAGTSYINPRSTDDTLTLSLGKDERIVAERKRIDEEGSRSLLGNSQSREFTYEISVRNSRKEAADIEVKEQYPLSNEKEIEVKLNEISDAQNNPERGELTWNLQLKPGETKKLILSYTVKYPKGKTPVGL; the protein is encoded by the coding sequence ATGAAACTCCCGACTTTCTTATCTGTATTTCTACTTTTCCACCAATTAATACAACCGATTTTTGCACAAAATATTATCGAGGCTGATGCGTCTTTACGAGAGGCAATCGTATACGCACAAGGCGCTGAACTGAGGCACGATGTGAAAAATGTGCAGGTTCCGGCCGGCAATTCTGAGATAGTGATCAATCGCGTTGCTAAAAATATTCAACCACAAAGTATTCGGGTTTCAAGTAATAGTTCCGAGGTATCCGTTCTATCCGTTTCATTCGAACGGGATTATTTACATACAGGTAACAACAAAAGCTCCCTATATCTGGAGATTAAGAAAAAGTATGATGAGGAAAATGCGCTGTATAACGACATCGTCAATCAACGGAAAAGTGAGGAAAGTACACTTGCGCTCTTAGAGGCCAATAAAAATGTAGGTGGTCAAAATGGTGTGACACCAACCGAAATTGCTAATATGATCAAATATTACCGTCAACAGTATAAAGAAATATCAGACCGTATTGTCAGTATAAAGTCCAAAGAAGAGAAACAAAAAGAAGTTGTCGATAAGTTGAAGCAGCAGTTGGATGAGTCGGGTGGAGGTGACCAAGATGCCGGTCAGTTAGTTTTAAGGATCAATGCACCGCAGTCCTCAAACGATTCTTTTCATATTGAATACTTTACGAATAATGTTTCTTGGTCGCCTTTTTATGAAATACGAGTAGACGACATACAAAATCCGCTGCAGCTGCTTTACAAGGCAAACATTGTGCAAACTACGGGAATCGACTGGAAGCAGGTTCGTCTGACTTTTGCAGGTGGTAACCCCCAACAAAACAACAATGTTCCAGAACTGAGTCCATGGCGCTTAAGCTTCAGTAGTCCAAGGATTATTTCCACTCCAAAACGGATGGCTGCACAGCGCCTTGGAGCTGATAGTGAAAACATACAACAAGTTGCTGCAGCGGCTCCTGCGGATATGGCAGTTGTTCAAGATAATCAACTGAACTCAAGCTTTGTTGTCGAAATACCCTATGACGTATATTCAAATGGGCAAGCCCAATCAATTCAACTGCAAAGTCATTTGCTAAATGCAAAATATTCATACACAACGGTACCAAAATATAGCCCGAATGCTTATCTGACAGGGAAAATAATAGATTGGAACGCCTTAAACCTACTTCCTGGCGAGGCAAACCTGATTGTTGAAAATAATTATGCCGGTACATCTTATATAAACCCTCGCTCGACAGATGACACACTGACATTGAGTTTAGGTAAAGACGAACGTATAGTAGCGGAACGTAAGAGGATAGATGAAGAAGGTAGCCGGTCTTTGTTGGGCAATTCACAATCCCGAGAATTTACATATGAAATATCCGTTCGGAACTCAAGAAAGGAAGCCGCTGATATTGAAGTGAAAGAGCAATATCCGTTATCCAATGAAAAAGAAATAGAGGTGAAACTGAATGAAATTTCTGATGCGCAAAACAATCCGGAAAGAGGGGAGCTCACTTGGAATTTACAATTGAAACCGGGCGAAACTAAGAAGTTGATACTGAGCTATACTGTGAAATATCCGAAGGGTAAGACCCCGGTTGGATTGTAA
- the dnaE gene encoding DNA polymerase III subunit alpha: MPSFSHLHVHTQFSLLDGAAEIGRMFKKASNDGMKAMAITDHGNMFGVFKFVAEAAKHNVKPIVGCEFYVVEDRHVKQFTKEKKDKRYHQLMLAKNPQGYRNLVKLCSLGYIEGVYSKWPRIDKELILKYHEGLIATTCCLGAVVPQYILNKSEEEAEEEFKWWLDLFGEDFYIELQRHNLPEQEKVNAVLLKFAKKYQVKVICSNDSHYVDQEDSNAHDILLCVNTGDLQSTPIATDEEGGKGYRFGFPNDQFFFKTQAEMASLFHDIPEALDNTNEIVDKVETLQLKRDIMLPNFPLPDEFKVHTGPEADKENQWEYLKHLTYLGAKERYRDITPEVQERVDFELFTIKTMGFAGYFLIVADFIKAGRDLGVFIGPGRGSAAGSVVAYCIGITNIDPIKYNLLFERFLNPDRKSMPDIDTDFDDEGRQKVIDYVVDKYGKNQVAQIITYGSMAAKSSIKDVARVLDLPLSESNFLAKLVPDRPGTNLNNVVLSPIDDIKKNYGQDIDNIQKLRDFYSKPDEVNGKVLKEALILEGSVRNVGIHAAGIIIAPEDLTNIIPVSTSKESSLFVTQYDGRVIEDAGVIKMDFLGLKTLTIIKGALELIKENHNVDISIDEIPLDDLATFELYQRGDTNGTFQFESDGMQKYLKELKPDKFEDLIAMNALYRPGPMDYIPSYINRKHGREEVSYDLPDMEEYLSDTYGITVYQEQVMLLSQKLADFSKGDADVLRKAMGKKDRKTLDKLKPQFIENAKKKGHKEKVLEKIWTDWEAFASYAFNKSHSTCYAFVAYQTAYLKAHYPSEYMAAVLNNQHNIEKISFFMEECRKMGIMVLGPDVNESDLRFSVNKKGEIRFGLSGVKGVGDKAVESIISERKENGLYADIYDFARRMNSRTVNKKVYENLVYSGAFDCFHLNRAQYFHVVPGTSQTGIDRLVKYTVDHQNNASSAAMSLFGGTSDADIPEPTLAECAEWDLILRLRHEKDVIGIFLTGHPLDNYSVEMKYFCKNTVKDLLLLDQVKSADQDPDVLAKFKSLANKEMLIGGLVSSVNHRTTKTGRPFGIFVFEDFTDSYEIAVFGEEYIKFKGFLNEGYFLQLRAAFKPRFRQENNWEVKILNIQLLDELRDKLAKRVTIQLSLNEISPAFMSGLKEIVERNAESEGQKNCELRFKIMDYDNEIRLDMPSKNIRINPDNEFIESLKGINITDFWLN; the protein is encoded by the coding sequence ATGCCGAGTTTCTCTCACTTACACGTTCATACTCAATTTTCGCTTTTAGACGGTGCCGCTGAAATCGGCCGTATGTTTAAAAAAGCTTCGAACGATGGTATGAAAGCCATGGCAATTACGGACCATGGTAATATGTTTGGCGTTTTTAAATTCGTAGCTGAAGCGGCCAAACATAATGTAAAACCCATTGTAGGTTGTGAATTTTACGTCGTCGAAGATCGCCATGTCAAACAGTTTACAAAAGAAAAAAAAGACAAACGATACCATCAACTTATGTTGGCCAAGAACCCACAGGGGTATCGTAATCTGGTAAAACTTTGCTCTCTTGGATACATCGAAGGAGTTTATAGTAAGTGGCCGCGAATTGATAAAGAACTTATTCTAAAATACCATGAAGGTTTGATTGCTACCACCTGTTGTCTGGGAGCAGTTGTGCCACAATATATCCTGAACAAATCAGAGGAGGAAGCGGAAGAAGAATTTAAATGGTGGTTAGATCTTTTTGGCGAAGATTTTTATATTGAACTACAACGTCACAATCTTCCAGAGCAGGAGAAAGTTAATGCCGTCCTGTTAAAGTTCGCCAAGAAATATCAGGTAAAAGTGATTTGTTCGAACGATTCACATTACGTTGATCAAGAAGACTCTAATGCGCACGATATCTTACTTTGTGTGAATACAGGCGATCTACAAAGTACGCCGATCGCTACAGATGAAGAAGGCGGGAAGGGCTATCGCTTCGGCTTCCCGAACGATCAGTTTTTCTTTAAAACCCAGGCTGAAATGGCGAGCTTGTTTCACGATATCCCTGAAGCATTAGACAATACCAATGAGATTGTCGATAAGGTTGAAACCCTTCAGCTAAAAAGAGATATCATGCTCCCAAACTTTCCACTTCCTGATGAGTTTAAAGTCCATACGGGGCCTGAAGCGGATAAGGAGAATCAGTGGGAGTACTTAAAACATCTTACATATCTGGGTGCAAAAGAACGCTATCGGGATATTACGCCCGAAGTGCAAGAACGTGTTGATTTTGAGCTCTTCACGATAAAAACAATGGGTTTTGCCGGCTACTTTCTTATCGTTGCTGATTTCATTAAAGCAGGGAGGGATTTAGGGGTTTTCATAGGACCTGGCAGAGGTTCCGCAGCCGGATCAGTTGTTGCCTATTGCATAGGAATAACTAATATCGACCCCATTAAATATAATTTGCTTTTTGAGCGTTTTCTGAATCCGGATAGAAAGTCGATGCCTGATATTGATACTGACTTTGATGATGAAGGACGGCAAAAGGTAATAGATTATGTGGTTGACAAATATGGGAAGAATCAGGTCGCACAGATTATCACTTACGGCTCCATGGCTGCAAAGAGTAGTATTAAAGATGTCGCCCGCGTACTTGATCTCCCCTTATCTGAGTCTAATTTTCTGGCTAAGCTTGTTCCCGATAGACCAGGGACAAACCTCAATAATGTTGTCTTATCGCCTATTGATGACATTAAGAAAAATTACGGACAGGATATCGATAATATTCAGAAACTACGGGACTTCTATTCGAAGCCGGATGAGGTCAACGGCAAGGTTCTTAAAGAAGCTCTGATCTTAGAAGGTTCTGTGCGGAACGTAGGCATCCATGCAGCGGGGATTATTATCGCACCGGAGGATCTGACGAATATTATCCCTGTGTCAACTTCGAAAGAATCGAGCCTCTTCGTGACTCAATACGACGGAAGAGTGATTGAGGATGCAGGCGTAATCAAAATGGATTTCCTTGGGTTGAAGACGCTAACGATTATTAAGGGTGCTTTAGAGTTAATTAAGGAAAACCATAACGTCGATATTTCAATCGATGAAATCCCGCTTGATGACTTAGCGACCTTTGAACTGTACCAGCGTGGAGATACAAATGGTACTTTTCAGTTCGAGAGTGACGGGATGCAGAAATACTTGAAAGAACTGAAGCCAGATAAGTTTGAAGACCTTATAGCGATGAACGCATTGTACCGACCGGGGCCGATGGATTATATACCGAGCTATATCAACCGTAAACACGGTCGGGAGGAGGTCAGTTATGACCTACCCGATATGGAGGAATACCTCTCAGACACTTACGGTATCACAGTCTACCAAGAGCAGGTCATGCTCCTATCACAAAAGTTGGCAGATTTTTCTAAAGGTGATGCAGATGTTCTGCGGAAAGCGATGGGTAAAAAAGACCGGAAAACACTTGATAAGCTGAAACCTCAGTTTATTGAAAATGCAAAAAAGAAGGGCCACAAAGAAAAAGTACTGGAGAAAATATGGACTGATTGGGAAGCATTTGCATCGTATGCGTTCAATAAATCTCACTCTACCTGTTATGCATTTGTTGCTTATCAGACGGCTTATTTAAAAGCACACTATCCTTCAGAGTATATGGCGGCCGTTCTGAACAACCAGCATAATATTGAGAAGATATCCTTTTTTATGGAAGAATGTCGTAAGATGGGCATAATGGTTCTCGGCCCCGATGTAAATGAGTCAGATCTGCGTTTTTCTGTCAACAAAAAGGGCGAAATACGATTCGGACTTTCAGGTGTCAAGGGTGTGGGCGATAAGGCGGTAGAAAGCATCATCAGTGAGCGCAAAGAAAATGGTCTTTACGCAGATATATATGATTTCGCACGAAGGATGAACTCTAGAACGGTAAATAAAAAGGTTTATGAGAATTTGGTATATAGTGGGGCGTTCGACTGTTTTCATTTAAATCGAGCCCAATACTTTCATGTCGTTCCTGGTACGAGTCAAACCGGAATTGATCGTTTAGTGAAATATACAGTGGATCATCAAAATAATGCGAGCAGTGCTGCGATGTCTCTCTTTGGAGGAACCAGCGATGCCGACATTCCCGAGCCAACTTTAGCAGAATGTGCAGAATGGGATCTTATACTTCGGTTACGACATGAGAAAGACGTTATTGGGATCTTCCTTACGGGTCACCCGCTAGATAATTACAGCGTAGAAATGAAATATTTCTGTAAGAACACTGTGAAGGATCTTCTGTTACTCGATCAGGTTAAATCGGCCGATCAAGATCCTGATGTGCTCGCCAAATTCAAGAGTTTAGCAAATAAAGAAATGCTGATCGGGGGGCTAGTATCATCAGTAAATCATCGGACGACGAAAACAGGCAGGCCTTTTGGAATCTTTGTTTTTGAAGACTTTACAGATTCTTATGAGATTGCCGTATTTGGTGAAGAATATATAAAATTTAAAGGATTTTTAAATGAAGGATATTTTCTTCAACTGCGTGCGGCCTTTAAACCTAGATTCAGGCAAGAAAACAATTGGGAAGTCAAAATCTTAAATATTCAGTTATTGGATGAGCTAAGGGATAAACTCGCCAAACGAGTGACTATTCAATTGTCACTAAATGAAATATCGCCGGCATTTATGTCTGGTCTAAAGGAAATCGTAGAAAGGAATGCTGAGAGTGAGGGGCAAAAGAATTGCGAGCTCCGTTTTAAAATAATGGATTATGATAATGAAATCCGATTGGATATGCCATCCAAAAATATCAGGATTAATCCAGATAATGAATTTATTGAAAGCTTAAAAGGAATAAACATAACAGACTTTTGGTTAAACTAA
- the trxA gene encoding thioredoxin: MAIEITDSNFDEVVLKSDKPVLVDFWAEWCGPCRMVGPVVEELAQEYDGKAVVGKVDVDNNPDISVKFGIRNIPALLFFKDGEVVDKQIGAVPKSVLAEKLEKQL, translated from the coding sequence ATGGCTATTGAAATTACCGACAGCAACTTTGATGAAGTTGTTTTAAAATCTGATAAACCTGTATTGGTTGACTTTTGGGCTGAATGGTGCGGTCCATGTAGAATGGTTGGACCCGTTGTAGAAGAGTTAGCTCAAGAGTATGATGGAAAGGCTGTTGTAGGAAAGGTGGACGTGGACAATAATCCGGACATTTCCGTGAAATTTGGAATTCGTAATATTCCCGCACTATTGTTTTTCAAAGACGGGGAGGTCGTTGATAAACAGATTGGAGCAGTTCCAAAATCAGTTCTAGCTGAAAAGTTAGAAAAGCAATTATAA
- a CDS encoding ABC-F family ATP-binding cassette domain-containing protein, which translates to MITVSNLSLRFGKRTLFEDVNLKFTQGNCYGIIGANGAGKSTFLKILSGEVDPTSGSVSFTPGERMAVLKQDHYQFDEFPVIETVMMGHEELYKIMKEKDAIYAKEDFSDADGERAGELENLFAEMDGWNAESGAATLLSNLGISEDLHFKLLKELDGNQKVRVLLAQALFGKPDILLLDEPTNDLDIDTISWLEDFLASYEAIVLVVSHDRHFLDSVCTHVVDIDFGKMTIYTGNYSFWYESSQLALKQRADQNKKMEDKVKELQEFIRRFSANASKSKQATSRKKALDKINLEEIKPSNRKYPAIMFNNMEREAGDQILSIEDLGKTTEGQKLFGDINLMVNKGDKIAVLSRNSLATTAFYDILTGRDTDYTGSFKWGVTIKVADMPIDNSAYFEGKNDNLIEWLREYSETDQDDQFVRSFLGRMLFSGEEVMKKSSVLSGGEKMRCMFSRMMLQQANLLLLDEPTNHLDLESITALNNGLKDFRGTVLFTSRDHELTQTVANRIIELTPNGLIDKLMPYDEYIRDSGVKEQQTELYKD; encoded by the coding sequence ATGATTACAGTTTCTAATTTATCCCTTCGTTTTGGCAAGCGTACACTTTTTGAAGATGTCAACTTAAAATTCACACAGGGCAATTGCTATGGCATTATTGGTGCTAACGGCGCCGGTAAATCGACTTTTCTAAAAATCCTTTCTGGAGAAGTTGACCCAACTAGCGGCTCAGTAAGCTTTACGCCGGGAGAACGTATGGCTGTTTTAAAGCAAGATCACTATCAATTCGATGAATTTCCGGTGATCGAGACTGTGATGATGGGACATGAAGAACTCTATAAGATTATGAAGGAAAAGGACGCTATCTATGCGAAAGAGGATTTCTCTGACGCAGATGGCGAACGAGCAGGTGAGTTGGAGAACCTATTTGCTGAGATGGATGGGTGGAATGCTGAGAGTGGTGCTGCGACTTTGTTAAGCAATCTGGGAATTTCGGAAGACCTTCATTTTAAGCTCCTAAAAGAATTGGATGGAAATCAAAAAGTGCGAGTACTATTAGCACAGGCACTCTTTGGTAAACCGGATATCTTGTTATTAGACGAGCCGACGAACGATTTGGACATTGATACTATTTCATGGCTTGAGGATTTTCTGGCAAGTTACGAGGCAATTGTTCTTGTTGTATCTCACGACAGGCACTTTTTGGATTCAGTCTGTACGCACGTTGTTGATATCGACTTCGGAAAGATGACGATATATACAGGAAACTATTCATTCTGGTATGAATCCAGTCAGCTGGCTTTGAAACAACGCGCGGATCAAAACAAGAAAATGGAAGATAAAGTAAAGGAGCTTCAGGAGTTTATCCGTCGATTTAGTGCTAACGCTTCCAAATCTAAGCAAGCTACAAGTAGGAAGAAAGCTTTGGATAAGATCAATCTGGAAGAGATTAAGCCTTCGAACCGGAAATACCCCGCTATTATGTTCAATAATATGGAGCGTGAGGCGGGTGACCAAATTCTATCCATTGAAGATTTGGGAAAAACAACCGAAGGTCAGAAGCTTTTTGGTGACATTAACTTAATGGTCAATAAAGGTGACAAAATAGCAGTATTATCTAGAAATAGTTTGGCAACTACCGCATTTTATGATATTCTCACGGGACGAGATACAGACTATACTGGCTCCTTTAAATGGGGAGTAACAATCAAAGTAGCCGATATGCCGATAGATAACTCAGCCTACTTTGAAGGAAAAAACGATAACTTGATCGAGTGGCTACGTGAATATTCCGAAACTGACCAGGACGATCAGTTTGTACGTAGTTTTCTAGGCCGTATGTTATTTTCGGGAGAAGAGGTGATGAAAAAGTCGTCTGTGCTTTCGGGAGGTGAGAAAATGAGGTGTATGTTTTCAAGAATGATGCTGCAACAGGCAAACCTTCTTCTTCTCGACGAACCAACCAATCACTTAGATTTAGAGTCTATAACTGCGTTGAACAATGGATTAAAAGACTTTAGAGGGACAGTACTTTTTACATCGCGTGACCACGAATTGACCCAAACTGTGGCAAACAGGATTATTGAATTGACACCTAATGGGCTTATTGACAAGCTCATGCCATACGACGAATACATTCGTGACTCAGGTGTTAAAGAACAGCAAACGGAACTTTATAAAGATTAA
- a CDS encoding PDZ domain-containing protein: MPRPRIAYRYIVWLMLSLSVHTGYAQFFFLPEGQSRQKVPFELVHNLIIIPVSINGEGPYHFILDSGVGPIILTDTAMVDSLYESDLSLFKIRGRGIGSEVEAYVMNNMYPSIGAAKTTGLSLVLLRNDPFQLSSYVGMPIHGIIGSDVFKSFSVKINYIRKQLTLYRPGANVRKRGRRISLEIVKDKPFLPVTLTNEKVTKRLLLLLDSGAGHAISLERQEANHDLIPDSTIAANLGVGLNGPIQGLIGRLNNIELGGYTLDDVITAYPSSEFEDLRQLLGDRNGSIGGELLKRFHVFIDYAAKEIYLKKNKKFHTPFEHNMSGMEIYVVGNNESTQFFISRIEANSPASKAGLQVHDEILSINFKDMYAYSLEDINKLMHERTSQQIVIEILRGGEIFFKFLNLERRI; encoded by the coding sequence ATGCCAAGACCTCGCATCGCATATCGGTACATTGTCTGGCTTATGCTATCCCTTTCGGTACATACAGGTTATGCGCAATTCTTTTTCTTGCCTGAAGGTCAGTCAAGACAAAAGGTACCGTTTGAGCTGGTTCATAACCTGATTATAATACCAGTATCCATTAATGGTGAAGGCCCTTACCATTTTATTTTAGACTCAGGAGTTGGGCCAATTATTCTAACCGATACGGCTATGGTCGATTCACTCTATGAAAGTGACCTTTCTCTGTTTAAGATTCGTGGAAGAGGGATTGGTTCCGAAGTAGAAGCTTATGTGATGAACAACATGTACCCCTCAATCGGAGCAGCGAAAACCACTGGACTCTCTTTAGTCTTGCTTCGGAACGACCCTTTTCAATTATCTTCTTATGTTGGAATGCCAATTCATGGAATTATCGGCTCGGATGTCTTCAAGAGCTTCTCTGTCAAGATAAATTACATCCGAAAACAATTGACCCTTTATCGTCCGGGTGCGAATGTGCGGAAACGAGGCCGGCGAATTTCACTGGAGATTGTCAAAGACAAGCCCTTTTTACCCGTTACCCTAACAAATGAAAAAGTTACAAAACGCCTCCTATTGTTGCTTGACTCCGGAGCTGGCCATGCCATATCGCTAGAACGCCAAGAAGCAAACCATGATCTCATCCCCGATAGCACCATTGCAGCCAATCTCGGAGTAGGTCTGAACGGTCCTATCCAAGGGTTAATCGGCAGGTTAAATAACATTGAGCTGGGCGGATATACATTGGATGACGTGATTACCGCTTATCCTTCATCAGAATTTGAAGATCTGAGACAATTGCTCGGGGATCGTAATGGATCTATCGGAGGCGAACTGTTAAAGCGTTTTCATGTTTTTATCGACTATGCTGCTAAAGAGATTTATTTAAAAAAGAATAAAAAATTTCACACTCCTTTTGAGCATAATATGTCAGGTATGGAAATCTATGTTGTTGGCAATAATGAGTCCACGCAATTTTTTATCAGTCGGATTGAAGCCAACTCTCCAGCATCGAAGGCCGGTCTTCAAGTGCACGATGAAATACTTTCCATTAACTTCAAGGATATGTATGCTTATTCACTCGAAGACATTAATAAGTTGATGCATGAGCGGACATCACAACAGATTGTTATCGAAATACTCAGAGGGGGTGAGATTTTTTTTAAATTTCTGAATCTGGAACGAAGAATTTGA
- a CDS encoding carbon-nitrogen hydrolase family protein, with protein MNIEVRQLTIQDYNDLKKSMIEAYKGDAGGVWTKTNISDLIKVFPEGQLCVEVDGKVVACALAIITNSKDVNSGHTYKEITDNGKFTTHAPDGDIFYGIEVFVHPDYRSLRLGRRLYDARKELCEEMNLKSIIAGGRIPKYHEHADKLTPRQYIQKVKQKEIYDPALTFQLSNDFHVKKILKNYLPEDEQSKEYATLLEWNNIYYEEDAKASSPSKQTIRLGLVQWQMRSFSNIEHFYDQVEFFVDAVSGYNADFAVFPEFFNTPLMGPFNDLPETEAMRKLAEMTEEIRKRIQEFAVSYNVNIISGSMPLVENNKLYNVSYLCHRNGSYDEYRKVHITPNEMKYYGMYGGDKVKVIDTDCGKVGILICYDVEFPELSRILAEQGMQILFVPFLTDTQNGYTRVRSCAQARAIENECYVAIAGSVGNLPKVNNMDIQYAQSAVFTPSDFAFPTNGIKAEATANTEMLVLADVDLYLLKELHEYGTVKTMKDRRKDLYSVNLLK; from the coding sequence ATGAATATAGAGGTTAGACAGCTTACGATCCAGGACTACAACGATCTGAAAAAGTCTATGATTGAAGCTTATAAGGGTGATGCAGGAGGAGTTTGGACCAAAACAAATATCAGTGACTTAATCAAAGTTTTTCCCGAAGGGCAACTTTGTGTTGAAGTAGACGGAAAGGTGGTTGCTTGTGCACTTGCGATTATCACCAATTCAAAGGATGTGAATTCTGGCCATACGTATAAAGAAATAACGGATAATGGCAAATTTACGACACATGCGCCCGATGGTGATATTTTCTATGGAATTGAGGTGTTCGTACACCCGGACTATCGATCGCTGCGCTTAGGCCGACGGCTTTATGATGCAAGAAAAGAACTCTGTGAGGAAATGAACCTGAAGAGTATCATTGCCGGTGGTCGGATACCGAAATATCATGAACATGCAGACAAACTGACACCACGCCAATATATCCAAAAGGTTAAACAGAAGGAAATTTATGACCCTGCTCTAACCTTTCAGCTTTCGAACGATTTCCACGTAAAGAAGATTCTTAAGAATTATCTTCCTGAAGATGAGCAGTCGAAAGAATATGCTACCTTGCTGGAATGGAACAACATTTATTATGAAGAAGATGCTAAAGCGAGTTCGCCGTCGAAACAAACGATTCGCTTGGGCTTGGTTCAGTGGCAGATGCGTTCGTTTAGCAATATCGAACATTTTTACGATCAAGTAGAATTTTTCGTCGACGCAGTTAGTGGTTACAACGCAGATTTCGCAGTCTTTCCTGAATTTTTCAATACGCCCTTAATGGGTCCATTCAATGATCTTCCAGAAACAGAGGCGATGCGTAAACTTGCAGAAATGACGGAGGAGATACGGAAGCGAATTCAGGAGTTCGCGGTCTCATACAATGTAAATATCATTTCCGGCTCAATGCCTTTAGTGGAAAATAACAAGCTGTACAATGTGTCTTACTTATGCCATCGAAACGGAAGTTACGATGAATACAGAAAGGTGCACATTACACCGAACGAAATGAAGTATTATGGGATGTATGGCGGTGATAAGGTCAAGGTCATCGATACGGACTGTGGTAAGGTAGGGATACTGATTTGTTATGACGTAGAATTCCCTGAACTTAGCCGGATCTTGGCTGAACAGGGAATGCAGATTCTATTTGTTCCTTTCTTGACCGATACACAAAATGGTTACACCCGTGTACGCAGTTGTGCACAGGCGAGAGCGATCGAAAATGAATGTTATGTAGCTATTGCAGGTTCGGTCGGCAACCTTCCCAAGGTAAACAACATGGATATACAATATGCTCAGTCTGCTGTATTCACTCCTTCAGATTTTGCTTTTCCAACAAATGGTATAAAAGCTGAAGCAACGGCTAATACAGAGATGTTGGTATTGGCAGATGTGGATTTGTATCTGTTAAAAGAACTTCACGAATATGGTACGGTTAAAACGATGAAGGACAGAAGAAAAGATTTATATTCTGTTAATTTGTTGAAATAA
- the ruvB gene encoding Holliday junction branch migration DNA helicase RuvB has protein sequence MNEHLDPNPDKLTQPEKDIEKVLRPQFFEDFRGQFKILENLKIFVEAAKLRGEALDHVLLHGPPGLGKTTLSHIIANEMGTGIKITSGPVLDKPGDLAGLLTNLNDGDILFIDEIHRLSPIVEEYLYSAMEDFKIDIMLETGPNARSVQISLSPFTLIGATTRSGLLTAPLRARFGINSRLQYYDAKLLTDIVLRSAHILKTPINDEGAYEIARRSRGTPRIANALLRRTRDFAQIKGDGSINTEIAKYALDALNVDEYGLDEMDNRILLTIIDKFKGGPVGLKTIATAVGEDEGTIEEVYEPFLIQEGFLMRTSRGRECTDLAYKHLGKTNTKGNTLF, from the coding sequence ATGAATGAGCATTTAGATCCCAACCCAGATAAATTAACGCAACCAGAAAAGGATATCGAAAAGGTTTTGCGGCCGCAGTTTTTTGAAGATTTTAGAGGTCAGTTTAAGATACTTGAAAACTTGAAGATTTTTGTCGAAGCTGCAAAATTGCGGGGCGAAGCGCTCGACCATGTTCTCTTGCACGGTCCTCCCGGGCTTGGCAAGACGACGCTGTCGCATATTATCGCTAATGAAATGGGAACAGGTATTAAAATAACATCAGGTCCAGTTCTGGATAAACCAGGTGATCTGGCGGGGCTGCTTACAAACTTAAATGATGGTGATATTTTATTTATCGACGAGATACATCGTTTGAGCCCCATTGTGGAGGAATACCTTTACTCGGCTATGGAGGACTTTAAAATAGATATCATGCTGGAGACCGGACCCAACGCACGTTCGGTTCAGATATCATTGAGCCCCTTTACCTTGATTGGAGCGACGACTCGATCAGGATTGTTAACTGCTCCCCTGCGGGCTCGTTTTGGAATTAACTCCAGACTCCAGTACTACGACGCGAAACTTTTGACAGATATTGTACTCCGATCAGCCCATATTTTGAAAACGCCGATTAACGATGAAGGTGCATACGAAATCGCTCGACGCAGTCGAGGTACACCGAGAATAGCAAATGCGCTCTTGCGAAGAACACGTGATTTCGCGCAAATTAAAGGTGACGGTTCGATTAATACGGAAATTGCAAAGTATGCGCTGGACGCCTTGAATGTTGATGAGTACGGTTTGGATGAAATGGATAATCGAATCCTATTGACCATCATTGATAAGTTTAAAGGTGGTCCGGTGGGACTAAAAACAATTGCTACAGCAGTGGGTGAAGATGAAGGAACGATTGAAGAAGTCTATGAACCCTTTTTAATTCAGGAAGGTTTCTTAATGAGAACAAGTCGTGGTCGTGAATGCACCGACTTAGCATACAAACATTTAGGTAAAACGAATACAAAAGGTAACACCTTATTCTAA